From the genome of Ignavibacteriales bacterium, one region includes:
- a CDS encoding class II aldolase/adducin family protein: MSSKKKLVEICHKVYAKGFVAAYDGNLSCRTASGTVLITRSGICKGDVKEKDIVEIDLGGKVLSGKQKISTEHKIHLYSYQKRKEINAVVHCHPTYATAFALIGEGLNKHYLPEVFLTFGKIPLCKYATPSTDSVPKSLEPHINYVWAMLLENHGAVTLGKSLDDAYYKMEKLEHAAKIFLLARLIGKPKELSKKNISAILKIAKSTYGISVDNRNV; encoded by the coding sequence ATGTCTTCAAAGAAAAAGTTAGTTGAAATTTGTCATAAGGTTTATGCAAAAGGTTTTGTTGCCGCTTATGATGGAAACCTTTCTTGTAGAACAGCTTCGGGTACAGTGCTAATTACTCGTTCCGGTATTTGCAAAGGTGATGTAAAAGAAAAAGATATTGTTGAAATTGATTTGGGTGGAAAAGTTTTATCTGGTAAACAAAAAATATCGACAGAACATAAGATCCATCTCTATTCTTATCAAAAAAGAAAAGAAATTAATGCAGTTGTGCATTGTCATCCAACATATGCAACTGCTTTTGCCTTGATTGGTGAAGGCTTGAATAAACATTACTTACCTGAAGTATTTTTAACTTTTGGAAAAATACCTTTATGTAAATATGCAACACCTTCAACGGATAGTGTTCCAAAAAGTTTAGAACCACATATTAATTATGTATGGGCAATGCTATTGGAAAATCACGGTGCAGTGACTCTTGGTAAAAGTTTAGATGATGCTTATTACAAGATGGAAAAACTTGAGCACGCGGCTAAAATATTTTTGTTGGCAAGATTAATAGGAAAACCAAAAGAACTTTCTAAAAAGAATATTAGTGCAATATTAAAAATTGCAAAATCCACTTACGGAATTTCTGTAGATAATAGAAATGTATAA
- a CDS encoding replication-associated recombination protein A gives MNSKITIPTTPLAERIRPQTIINFFGQQHLLSSGKPIRLMIENDTPSSFILWGPPGTGKTTIARIIANQTKAEFFQINAVSSGVKDIRSIIDIATRNKDLNKRTILFIDEIHRFNKAQQDALLSSIESGVLILIGATTENPSFEVIPALRSRARVFVLEELSKLDLIDILKSAIEKDGFLNQLNVKVIDEDFLIYLSGGDARIMLTIFEAAVIQEIDKNEIVLSKEIFENIVQRKNILYDKDGEEHYNVISAFIKSIRGSDPDAGLYWLARMLEGGEDPLFIARRLIILASEDIGNASPNALVLAEAAFSAIHKIGMPEARIILAQCVTYLASSPKSNASYLGIESALGEVRKNPLSKVPNHLRNAPTKLMKEIGYGNNYKYAHDFENHFVEENYLPDDLKNKQFYFPSENGQEKKLNDWLKFLWKSKKKYK, from the coding sequence ATGAATAGCAAAATTACAATTCCTACCACACCGCTCGCAGAAAGAATCCGCCCACAAACTATAATCAATTTTTTTGGACAGCAGCATTTACTCAGTTCAGGAAAACCAATTCGTTTGATGATTGAGAATGATACTCCCTCATCATTTATATTGTGGGGACCGCCTGGGACAGGTAAAACAACTATCGCAAGAATTATTGCAAATCAAACTAAAGCAGAATTTTTTCAAATAAATGCAGTTTCTAGCGGGGTGAAAGATATTCGTTCCATTATAGATATCGCAACTCGAAATAAAGATTTAAATAAGCGTACTATTCTTTTTATTGATGAGATTCATCGCTTTAATAAAGCTCAGCAGGATGCATTGTTAAGTTCGATTGAATCAGGTGTTTTAATTTTAATTGGTGCTACCACGGAGAACCCATCTTTTGAAGTTATTCCGGCTTTACGTTCTCGTGCAAGAGTTTTCGTGCTGGAAGAATTATCCAAACTTGATTTGATTGATATTTTAAAATCCGCAATTGAAAAAGATGGGTTTCTAAATCAACTAAACGTTAAAGTTATTGATGAAGATTTTCTAATTTATCTTTCCGGCGGTGATGCAAGGATAATGTTAACAATATTTGAAGCTGCTGTAATTCAGGAAATTGATAAAAATGAAATTGTTCTGTCAAAAGAAATATTTGAAAATATCGTACAAAGAAAAAATATATTGTATGATAAAGATGGAGAAGAACATTACAACGTAATATCGGCTTTTATAAAAAGTATTCGCGGCAGTGATCCAGATGCCGGACTTTACTGGTTAGCCAGAATGTTAGAAGGTGGTGAAGACCCGTTATTTATAGCAAGAAGATTAATTATTCTTGCTTCTGAAGATATTGGGAACGCTTCTCCAAACGCGCTTGTACTTGCGGAAGCTGCATTTAGTGCCATCCATAAAATTGGAATGCCGGAAGCACGAATAATTCTTGCACAGTGTGTCACTTATCTTGCTTCATCGCCAAAAAGTAATGCGTCTTATCTCGGAATTGAAAGTGCATTGGGTGAAGTTAGAAAAAATCCTTTAAGTAAGGTCCCAAATCATTTACGTAATGCACCTACTAAATTGATGAAGGAAATTGGATACGGAAATAATTATAAATACGCTCACGATTTTGAAAATCATTTTGTGGAAGAAAATTATTTACCCGATGATTTGAAGAACAAACAATTTTATTTCCCTTCAGAAAATGGACAGGAAAAAAAACTTAATGATTGGCTCAAGTTTTTGTGGAAGTCTAAAAAGAAATATAAATAA
- a CDS encoding class I SAM-dependent methyltransferase, whose translation MSENQLTCKICNGISKNKILKVREMYFGTREVFDYLECSNCGCLQLLNPPKNYSAHYPQDYFTYQQKHESKFKALLNRLRDRAALGEKTLIGSIIYKKFGEPTYITRLKIAGVGLNDSILDVGCGKGILLHKMKESGFNKVIGLDPFLDETITYKNGLKIIKQNFDEFAGKFDFIMFNHSFEHMEKPDEVMKQSNKLLNKGKYLLIRIPVADSYAFKKYRENWCSLDAPRHLFLHTTKSIQILAQTCGFEVKKINYDSRSWQLWGSEQYSKNISLMDKRSYYVNPKNSIFTKKEIVEFEKRVLEFNKNGEGDQAEFYLQKIN comes from the coding sequence ATGTCCGAGAATCAACTTACTTGTAAAATCTGTAATGGCATTTCAAAAAATAAAATTCTTAAAGTACGAGAAATGTATTTTGGAACCCGAGAAGTTTTTGATTACTTGGAGTGTTCAAACTGCGGATGCCTTCAACTACTAAATCCACCAAAAAATTATTCCGCTCATTACCCACAAGATTATTTCACGTATCAGCAAAAACATGAAAGTAAGTTTAAAGCCTTGCTCAATCGTTTGCGTGATAGAGCTGCATTGGGAGAAAAAACTTTAATTGGAAGTATTATATACAAAAAATTTGGTGAACCTACCTATATAACTCGATTAAAGATAGCTGGTGTCGGGTTAAATGATTCAATTCTTGATGTTGGCTGCGGTAAAGGAATTCTTTTGCATAAAATGAAAGAATCCGGTTTTAATAAAGTAATTGGTCTCGATCCTTTCCTAGATGAAACAATCACATATAAGAACGGATTAAAAATTATAAAACAGAACTTTGATGAATTTGCGGGTAAGTTTGATTTTATAATGTTCAATCATTCATTTGAACATATGGAAAAACCTGATGAAGTGATGAAGCAATCCAACAAACTTTTGAATAAGGGAAAATATTTGTTGATAAGAATTCCGGTTGCCGATTCTTATGCTTTTAAAAAATATAGAGAAAATTGGTGTTCTCTAGATGCACCGCGACACTTATTTTTACATACAACAAAATCTATTCAGATTTTAGCTCAAACTTGCGGTTTCGAAGTAAAGAAAATTAATTATGATTCCCGAAGCTGGCAATTGTGGGGAAGTGAACAATATTCTAAAAATATTTCTTTGATGGATAAACGATCATACTATGTTAATCCCAAAAATTCAATCTTCACCAAAAAAGAGATTGTTGAGTTTGAAAAGAGAGTATTAGAATTTAACAAAAATGGAGAAGGTGATCAGGCGGAATTTTATTTGCAGAAAATAAACTAA
- a CDS encoding methylenetetrahydrofolate reductase, protein MRVIEHLENAKKPLISFELIPPKRGGDIKGLLSVLDDITKYNPPFIDITSHAAEVIYEETSTGIQKKVKRKRPGTLGICALIQNKYNIDAVPHVLTKGFTREETEDFLIELDYLQIQNVLAIRGDDSGYEKPIPEGKSKNRFASELVSQIMNMNSGKYLEDSLLDARPTDFCVGVSGYPEKHFEAPNLKTDIKFVKEKVDAGADYVVTQMFYDNKYYFKFVESCNEIGIKAPIIPGLKILTSRAHLTSVPKNFYINIPDQLADEVMAAKPEHVTDIGIEWAAKQVEELLNRNVPSVHFYIMQNSKPILKLMERLKL, encoded by the coding sequence ATGAGAGTAATTGAACATTTAGAAAACGCAAAAAAACCATTAATTAGTTTTGAGCTGATTCCACCTAAGCGCGGCGGCGATATTAAAGGTTTATTATCTGTACTTGATGATATTACAAAATATAATCCGCCATTTATTGATATAACCTCACATGCGGCAGAAGTTATTTACGAAGAAACTTCAACCGGAATTCAGAAAAAAGTAAAAAGGAAAAGACCCGGTACACTTGGTATTTGCGCACTTATTCAAAATAAATATAATATTGACGCTGTACCGCACGTTTTGACAAAAGGTTTTACAAGAGAGGAAACAGAAGATTTTTTAATTGAGTTAGATTATCTGCAAATACAAAATGTTCTTGCTATTCGAGGTGATGATTCAGGTTATGAAAAACCGATTCCGGAAGGTAAAAGTAAAAACAGATTTGCTTCTGAATTAGTTAGTCAGATTATGAATATGAATAGCGGAAAATATTTAGAAGATAGTTTACTTGATGCTCGTCCAACGGATTTTTGTGTGGGTGTTAGCGGTTATCCGGAAAAACATTTTGAAGCACCAAATCTAAAAACAGATATAAAATTTGTTAAAGAAAAAGTTGATGCCGGTGCTGATTATGTTGTTACCCAAATGTTCTATGACAATAAATATTATTTCAAATTTGTTGAGTCGTGTAATGAAATTGGAATTAAAGCCCCAATAATTCCCGGATTAAAAATTTTAACTTCACGAGCGCACTTAACTTCAGTTCCCAAAAATTTCTATATCAATATCCCGGATCAACTTGCTGATGAAGTAATGGCAGCTAAGCCTGAGCATGTTACTGATATTGGGATAGAGTGGGCAGCAAAACAGGTTGAAGAACTTTTAAATAGAAATGTTCCAAGTGTGCATTTTTATATTATGCAAAATTCTAAACCCATCCTAAAATTAATGGAACGCTTAAAGCTTTAA
- a CDS encoding Gfo/Idh/MocA family oxidoreductase, producing the protein MVEKLYKGKKIKWGVAGCGRFAENSILPAVRMTRKSSVISLYSRDINRAKSLGEKFGIQGSFNNFDEFLKSDIDAVFVASSNVHHYEQVIRAAKAGKNIFCEKPLAITSQQAEEMVNVCKENNVLLAVNYVHRFHPLVIKAKELIVNQKLGKLVSIDVHFNIDSPPDNNFRFKKELSGGGALRDIGTHMIDLLRYFGGEIETIDGVVGNLIYQSEVDDFALGIVKFAKSGYGTFNVSFNNKKAFNRVEILCHKGAIAIDNLIGRKLLAPKLTILLEDETRKSFRKRGNKMGYVIKSVQKSFLKNDTPHATGEDGLINLKLMEELELKCLQRKS; encoded by the coding sequence ATGGTTGAAAAATTATACAAAGGTAAAAAAATTAAATGGGGCGTTGCCGGCTGCGGAAGATTTGCCGAAAATTCAATTTTACCGGCAGTTAGAATGACACGAAAAAGTTCAGTCATTTCTCTGTACAGCAGAGATATAAACCGGGCAAAATCTCTTGGAGAAAAATTTGGGATCCAAGGCTCATTTAATAATTTTGATGAATTTTTGAAATCGGATATTGACGCTGTTTTTGTTGCCAGTTCCAATGTTCATCACTATGAACAGGTTATCAGAGCGGCTAAGGCGGGCAAAAATATTTTTTGTGAAAAACCCCTTGCAATAACTTCACAGCAAGCTGAAGAAATGGTAAATGTTTGTAAAGAAAACAATGTTTTATTAGCTGTTAATTATGTGCATCGTTTTCATCCACTTGTTATTAAAGCAAAAGAACTTATCGTTAATCAAAAACTTGGTAAGCTTGTTTCAATAGATGTTCACTTTAATATTGATTCTCCACCTGATAATAATTTTAGATTTAAAAAAGAATTAAGCGGTGGCGGTGCACTGCGTGACATTGGAACCCACATGATCGATTTGCTTAGATATTTTGGCGGTGAGATTGAAACAATTGATGGTGTTGTTGGGAATCTAATTTACCAAAGTGAAGTTGATGATTTTGCTTTAGGCATTGTTAAATTTGCTAAAAGTGGATATGGAACTTTTAATGTATCTTTTAATAATAAAAAAGCTTTTAACAGAGTTGAAATTCTTTGCCACAAAGGTGCAATTGCAATTGATAATCTTATTGGGAGAAAATTACTTGCTCCAAAACTTACAATTCTTTTGGAAGATGAAACCAGAAAAAGTTTTCGTAAACGTGGAAACAAAATGGGTTATGTGATAAAATCAGTGCAAAAATCTTTTCTAAAAAATGATACTCCTCATGCAACCGGTGAAGATGGATTAATTAATTTAAAGCTGATGGAAGAATTAGAATTAAAATGTCTTCAAAGAAAAAGTTAG
- a CDS encoding D-alanine--D-alanine ligase has protein sequence MEKKHKVLLLLGGTSPEREVSKSTGKSVYQALLNLGYDVIPLDPAYGINQPINVEDYFADSDYAEISNENYLDAVNLISAEQISVAFLALHGKYGEDGTIQSLLELKGLKFTGSKVLSSAIAMDKIMSKILFEEYQVATPKWFHFKKGEHTSEEVRKKIENQFGFPAVIKPNDQGSTVGLTICKSSDQLDEAMHKAFEYSDRILVEEYIPGKELTVAVIDDVALPVLEIKPKHGIYDYECKYTSGMSEYIVPADVTEEVAKSLQEIAVQACKSLRCEVYARVDFRLSPDNKVYTLEVNTLPGMTSLSLVPKMAKAVGISFEQLVEKIIALSLK, from the coding sequence ATGGAAAAAAAACATAAAGTACTTTTACTGCTCGGCGGCACATCACCTGAACGCGAAGTTTCAAAATCAACAGGTAAATCTGTATACCAGGCATTGTTAAATCTTGGTTATGATGTCATTCCTCTTGATCCTGCATATGGGATAAATCAGCCAATTAATGTGGAAGATTATTTTGCGGATTCAGATTACGCTGAAATATCGAATGAAAATTATCTTGATGCTGTTAATCTTATTTCTGCTGAACAAATAAGTGTTGCATTTCTTGCATTGCACGGAAAGTATGGCGAAGATGGAACGATACAGTCTTTATTGGAATTAAAAGGCCTTAAGTTTACTGGTTCTAAGGTTTTATCAAGCGCAATTGCAATGGATAAAATTATGTCAAAAATTCTTTTTGAAGAATATCAAGTTGCAACACCTAAGTGGTTTCACTTTAAAAAGGGTGAACACACTTCAGAAGAGGTAAGAAAAAAAATTGAAAATCAATTTGGATTTCCTGCTGTTATAAAACCTAATGATCAGGGGTCCACAGTTGGATTAACAATTTGTAAATCATCAGATCAGCTTGATGAAGCTATGCATAAGGCATTTGAATATTCAGACAGAATTCTGGTGGAAGAATATATTCCTGGAAAAGAATTAACTGTGGCGGTTATAGATGATGTTGCATTGCCGGTTCTTGAAATCAAACCAAAGCACGGAATTTATGATTACGAGTGTAAATATACTTCCGGAATGAGCGAATACATTGTGCCAGCGGACGTTACAGAAGAAGTTGCAAAATCACTTCAAGAAATAGCGGTACAAGCATGTAAATCACTACGATGCGAAGTTTATGCCAGAGTTGATTTTCGCTTAAGCCCTGATAATAAAGTTTATACTTTAGAAGTTAACACTTTACCTGGAATGACATCATTAAGTCTTGTTCCTAAAATGGCTAAAGCAGTTGGAATAAGTTTCGAACAACTTGTTGAAAAAATTATTGCTTTAAGTTTGAAATGA
- the dprA gene encoding DNA-protecting protein DprA: MGKLTFEQLTDLFLLLSVDRIGPAKIRNLLAQFKKLSNILSASSSDLIETEGISKELASRIRKISSQKDSIQKFLKKELTALEKLGGRIITVWDEDFPQLLKKIYDPPLVLYVIGEFDEKDKYSLAVVGTRMPTNYGKIQTEKIVTDLVEQNITIVSGLARGIDSVAHSSALKNNGRTIAIIGSGLDIIYPAENKKLFNEIKEKGVIISEFSLGTIPNAENFPKRNRIISGLTLGTLVIETAITGGAMQTARLALDQNREVFAIPGNLGVKQSEGTNMLIQRGEAELIKCAEDILIELELKLKPILGKNIPKQQKDLTIFEEKIYNCLLNEPLHIDILAEKTELSTSDCLVNLLSLEFKGIVKQLPGKMFMLM; encoded by the coding sequence TTGGGCAAACTAACTTTTGAACAACTAACCGATTTATTTCTTCTGCTTTCAGTAGATAGAATTGGTCCCGCTAAGATTAGAAATTTACTTGCACAATTTAAAAAATTATCAAACATCCTTTCCGCATCTTCATCCGATTTAATCGAAACCGAAGGTATTAGCAAAGAACTAGCATCACGCATTAGAAAAATCTCGTCACAAAAGGATTCCATACAAAAATTTCTTAAAAAAGAATTAACGGCTTTAGAAAAGCTCGGAGGTAGAATAATTACTGTATGGGATGAGGATTTTCCACAACTACTAAAAAAGATTTATGACCCGCCTTTGGTGCTTTATGTAATTGGTGAATTTGATGAGAAAGATAAATATTCACTTGCGGTTGTTGGTACGCGAATGCCTACTAACTACGGTAAAATCCAAACTGAAAAAATTGTTACCGATTTAGTTGAACAAAATATTACGATCGTAAGCGGCCTTGCAAGAGGTATTGATTCTGTTGCCCATTCATCAGCATTAAAAAATAATGGAAGAACAATTGCTATAATCGGTTCTGGATTGGATATAATTTATCCAGCAGAAAATAAAAAGCTGTTTAATGAGATTAAAGAAAAAGGTGTCATCATTTCGGAATTCAGTCTTGGTACGATTCCAAATGCAGAAAATTTTCCGAAGCGTAACAGAATCATTTCCGGTTTAACATTAGGTACTTTAGTAATCGAAACTGCAATAACCGGCGGTGCAATGCAAACCGCAAGATTGGCGCTTGACCAAAACCGTGAGGTGTTCGCTATTCCGGGTAATCTTGGAGTTAAGCAATCCGAAGGAACGAATATGCTGATTCAGAGAGGCGAGGCAGAGTTAATAAAATGTGCAGAAGATATTTTAATTGAACTTGAATTGAAACTTAAGCCTATTCTTGGCAAAAACATTCCTAAGCAGCAAAAAGATTTAACAATCTTTGAAGAGAAAATTTATAATTGTCTACTAAATGAACCTTTACACATAGATATACTCGCTGAGAAAACTGAATTGTCGACTTCAGACTGTCTTGTTAATTTACTTTCGTTAGAATTTAAAGGGATTGTAAAACAATTACCCGGAAAGATGTTTATGTTGATGTGA
- a CDS encoding septum formation initiator family protein, which translates to MKFLENKKTRFYIISAVVIIGTLYLVFNSNGVVKYAKVKSELEDLNARISQLEEENRSLEVEIDSLKRSVPAKIEKIARENYDMIRPNEKRLSLSQKNENECHC; encoded by the coding sequence ATGAAATTTTTAGAAAATAAAAAAACACGTTTCTATATTATTTCGGCTGTAGTCATTATTGGAACTTTATATCTTGTATTTAATAGTAATGGCGTTGTTAAATATGCAAAGGTTAAAAGTGAGTTAGAAGATTTGAATGCGCGAATATCTCAACTGGAAGAAGAGAATAGATCACTTGAAGTTGAAATCGATTCATTAAAAAGAAGTGTTCCTGCCAAGATTGAAAAGATTGCTCGAGAAAACTATGATATGATTAGACCAAATGAAAAAAGATTGAGTTTAAGCCAGAAGAATGAGAATGAATGTCATTGCTAA